The DNA segment CAGCAGGGATGATTGCCAATTTAGGTCTTTTTTCCAAACCGGCAATCCCATTTACGACTTCATTGATCGTTCCATCCCCACCTGCTGCCACAATTAAATCAAAGCCGGATTTTGCTGCTCTTTCAGCTTCGTTTCGAGCAGAGTTAGGTTCTGGAGTTGTCGCATAAGCACTTGTTTCATACCCTGCATCTTCGTAAACTTGAAAGATTTCTACTAGATTTTTTTTTACAATTTCACGACCCGATGTCGGATTATAAATCACTCTTGCACGCATAAATCTTCTCCTTTACTTTCACACCTATTTCTAGCGTTTGCTCAATTCATCCATCAATAATTTATTCACGACTCCTGGATTAGCTTGGCCTTTGGTAGCTTTCATAATTTGTCCCACTAAGAAACCAACTGCACGGTCTTTTCCATTTTTAAAGTCTTCAACAGATTGCGCGTTATTGTCTAATATGTCATTGATAATTGGCAATAGTTTTGCTGGATCGCTTAATTGAACCCAACCATTTGCTTCAACGACTCCTTGAGCGTCTCCACCATTCATGATCAATTCACGGAATACTTTTTTCGCCATTTTTGAACTAATGGTTCCATCAGTAATTAATTTGATCATACCTGATAAGTTTTCAGTTGTTAATTTTGTCTCATGTAACTCTAGTTTTTCACTGTTTAAGTAAGCTGAAACTTCACCCATCAACCAGTTTGAAGCTTGCTTTGCATCTGCTCCATTTGCTAACATGCCTTCAAAGAAATCGGACATTTCTTTTGTTGCTGTTAAGACCATTGCATCGTACTCTGGTAATCCTAATTCATTGATGTAGCGAATACGACGATCTTGTGGCATTTCTGGAATAGTCGCTTTCACACGGTCAATCCACTTTTCATCAATCACGATGTTTGGCAGATCAGGTTCTGGGAAGTAACGGTAGTCACTTGACCCTTCTTTGACACGCATTAAAAGAGTATCTCCAGTTGCTTCATCATAACGTCTCGTTTCTTGTTGAATCACTCCACCAGACAAAAGAACTTTTTCTTGGCGTTTTTCTTCAAAAGCTAACCCGCGACGAACAAAGTTAAAGGAATTCAAGTTTTTCAATTCTGTTTTGGTTCCAAATTCTTCTTGCCCAATTGGACGAATAGAAATATTGGCATCACAACGCATTGATCCTTCTTCCATTTTCACATCACTTACACCAGTATATTGAACGATTTGTTTAATCGCTTCTAAATAAGCATAAGCTTCTTCCGGCGAACGCATATCTGCTTCAGATACGATTTCAATCAGCGGTGTTCCTTGACGGTTTAAGTCAACATAAGAATAGCCATCTGTTCCATGCGTATTTTTACCAGCATCTTCTTCTAAATGTACGCGTTCAATACGGATTTTCTTTTTCTTGCCTTCAACTTCAATTTCGATCCAACCATCATGTCCGATTGGTTGGTCAAATTGTGAGATTTGGTAAGCTTTTGGATTATCTGGATAAAAATAGTTCTTGCGATCAAATTTGGTATCTTGTGAAATTACACAATTTAAAGCTAAAGCAGCTTTCATTCCAAATTCGATAGCACCTTTATTGATAACGGGTAAAACCCCAGGGTAACCCCAGTCGATAACGTTTGTGTTTGTGTTCGGTTCCGCACCAAAGTGAGCTGGGGCAGGTGAGAACATTTTTGAGTCGGTTTTTAATTCTACGTGGACTTCTAGTCCAATTACTGTTTCAAAGTTCATATCTATTCTCTCCTCCTACAAATTTGGTTTTTCTTTATGAAAGTCAGTAGCTTGTTCAAAAGCATAGGCCGCTTTATAAATTGTTTCTTCATCGAAATGCTTTCCAATCAATTGCAGACCAACTGGCAAATCATTTGAAAATCCGCATGGAATAGAGATAGCTGGTACACCTGCTAAGTTAACAGGAACGGTTAAGATATCGCTTAGGTACATTGCAATTGGATCATCGATTTGTTCGCCGATTCCAAATGCAGTCGTTGGTGTTGTAGGCCCTAATATCAAATCAAATTCTTTAAATACATTATCAAAGTCTTGTCTTATCAACGTTCTAGCTTGTCCAGCTTTTTTAAAGTGAGCATCATAAAAACCTGAACTCAATGAGAATGTTCCAAGCATGATACGACGTTTTACTTCCATCCCAAAACCTTCAGTACGTGATTTCACATATACTTCATCAAGTGTTTTCGCTTCAGGTGAACGGTAACCATAACGAACACCATCAAACCGTTGTAAGTTTGAAGAAGCTTCTGAAGAAGCAATGATGTAGTAAGCAGGCACGCCATATTTTGAATGTGGCAAGCTGACTTCTTCAACGATAGCCCCTAATGATTTGAAGGTATCGATAGCTTTAAGAACGGCTTCCTTAACGCCTTCTTCTAACCCTTTTTCATTTAAGTATTCAGTTGGAACACCAATTTTCATTCCTTTAACACCAGACTCGATCCCAGCAGTAAAATCTGGAACTTCACCTTCGTAACTCATTGAATCACTTGCATCATGTCCGCTAATTGCATTTAAAACTAAAGCATTGTCTTTAACTGTACGTGTAAATGGTCCAATTTGATCCAAACTAGATCCAAAAGCAATCAAACCAAAACGAGATACACGACCGTAAGTTGGTTTCATCCCAACGATTCCGTTAAATGCTGCTGGTTGACGAATCGATCCACCAGTATCTGTACCTAATGAGACCGGAATTTGACCCGCTGCTACTGCTGCTGCAGAGCCACCTGAAGAGCCACCAGGAACTTTATCTAGATTCCATGGGTTACGTGTTTTTTTGTAATAAGACGTTTCAGTACTTCCGCCCATAGCGAATTCATCCATGTTTAATTTCCCAACTGAAATCATTTTCGCTTCTTTTACTTTTTTCGTAACCGTTGCATCATAAATCGGAACAAAGTCTTCCAAAATTTTACTAGCTGCTGTTGTACGTGTACCATTTGTTACGATATTGTCTTTGATACCGATTGGAATACCTGAAAGAACATTATTCGGGTCAATGCCTTCTTCGTCTACTTTGCGAGCTTGTTCAAGAGCTTCTTCTTCAGTCAACGTGATAAAAGCACCAATTTTATCTTCTGTTTCGCTAATACGAGCAAAAACAGCTTTTACGATTTCTTGAGCTGTTACTTCTTTTTTTACAAGCAATTCATGCAATTCTTCTACTGTGTAATTTGTTATATCCATACTATGCTCCTGCCTCCCCATTGTCCATTATTGCAGGAACTTTAATTAAGCCGTCTTTTTCTTCTTTAACATTTTTAAACAGCAATTTGCGATCCGTTCCCGGAACGGCTTTGTCTTCACGCATAACATTGTAAGTACGCAAGCCATGAACCATTACGGGCACATTTTCAGTATCTAACTCATCTAATTGTTCTACCATATGCATAATAGCATCCATTTTTTCTGTAAATTGTGCAATACCTTTATCGCTAATTTCTAGTTTTGCTAATTTGGCGACGTGTTTTACGTCCTCTTCAGTAATAGCCATCGGTTTGTTCACTCGCTTTCTTTGAATAGATTATCTTAGTTCAAACTCCTTTACTATAATACCATAAACCACTTATATGCTGTATCTTAAATCTCATTTAAATTCGCTTCACTTCGTAACAATAGTTTGATAGGATAGCTTTGAGGTGGATAAATTGAAAATAACTATACGAAAAAGAACATTAGGAACTATACCGTTGCTAGAAGTCGTACCAAGAAAACAACGAAATGATCTGCTTCCCTTGGTAATCTATTATCACGGTTGGCAATCGTCAAAAGAATTGAATTTGACACAAGCTCGTTATTTAGCGCAGCAAGGATTTCGTGTATTATTGCCGGATGCCGTGAATCACGGAGAACGCAAACAGCCCATTTCAAAAATTCCTTCCTTAACCTTTTGGCAGAGTATTCACTCGAATTTATTCGAATTTGGCTTCATCATTGATTATTTTCGTAAGATTGGGTTTGTTGATGACGTGATTGGAATTGGAGGGACATCCATGGGTGGCATAACAACATGTGCCTTATTGACACATCATCCGGAAATCAAAGCAGCAGCTTGTTTGATGGGTTCGCCAAAATTACAGGTTTATCAAGAACTTATTGTGAAGCATGCCAGCAAATTAAACCGGTACTTGCCACAAGACTATGATGAATTATTAAACTGGATTCCAAATTACGATTTGTCGTTACACCCAGAGACACTACAAGGTCGGCCTTTATTTATTTGGCATGGAAAACAAGACCAAATTGTACCGTATCAACACGCTGCCGATTTTGCAGAAGAACAAAAGGAACTATCAAATATTTACTTTAGAGACGAGGACGAAGTTCATCTGGTGAAAACGAGCACCATGAGAGAAGTCACAACATTTTTCGTGAATAAATTGCTGTAAAAAAAAGTGTGACTAGGAAATATTATCCTAGCTACACTTTTTATTTTATTATATTAATTTATTAACCACACATGTAGCTTTACTTCTTATACATAGCATCCTCTATTTTAACAGAAACCCATGTTCCGGTTGCTTTAGCGATCAGTTTTCCAGTATCTTTTTCTGTAACAGAAACTTCGACAATGATCAATTGTTTCCCACCTTTGACCACTTCTGCTGTAGCGATAATCTCATCTGCAATAGCTGGACGGAGAAAGTGCATTGTCAGCTCTGAAGTCACTACTTGATTATCTTCTGGCACCATAGTAACCGCAGCTGCTCCGCCTGCCGAATCAGCCAATGTCGTAATCACTCCTCCATGAAAATACCCTAAATGTTGCGTCAGCCAATCTTCTTTCTTCAAGGAGAGAAATGCTTTTCCTGTTTCTATATGTTCTAGTTTTCCTCCGAGTGCATTCAAAAAAGATTGATTTTCATTTTTTCTTTTTTCGTAGTATTGATTCATAAAATAGCCTTCTTTCAAGATATTAGTTTTGTCCATTGTTTACTAATTTTTTTCAAATGGAAGTCAGGTGTTTCACCCACGTATTTTACCGCTTCGGAAATGCTTTTGTATCTTCTTAAAACATTATCTGGTGGCAGTGTGGCAAATCCAAAAATACCGAGAACACCATTTATTATTTCGTCTGACACTACCATCGATTTAAGTTTTAATTGAGTTACTTCTATCGTGGACGGTTGTGGCTGCTGGATAGTGAATAAAAAATAGTGTTCAGTGACTTCTAATTCTGTTTTGTATTGGGCAAATTGCTGTTGGATATAGGGGGCATCCATAAAACGCTGACCGAAACGATTCATTTCTAACGCATGCTCAAGTGCTTGATTAAATACAGCTCGTGTAATGCCTAATAATAACGCAGATAATAAAAGATTCCAAAAATCAAGAACTTGATTGAATACTTCATATTGATTTTGTAAACTTCCCAGAAACTGATCTTCCCCTACAGTTAGATTTTTAATCGTAAAATTAGCTGTGCGCAAGGGACTTTCACTTTTTTTGCTTTCATCGTAATAAACCTTAATACCTGGCATATTTTTTTCTAACAAAAACAGGCCATACTGATTCTTTTCTTGAAAGGGAACATCAATTTTCCCAATCATAAGGAAAAGATCAGCCTCTTGAGTACAGACCACGTCTTCTTTTACTCCGTTGATTACCCAACTATTCTCTGTTTTCCGTGCGATCGTTTCCATTCTTTTGAGTTCAAAACCAGATTCTAGTTCTTTGCTCGCAAAAGTCGCAAACAACTCTTCTTCTACTAGTTTATCAAAATACATTTCTTTCTGTTTTTCAGTTGTGGAAAATTTTAAAGTTAGTATTCCAAACAAAATTTTACTTAAAAAATAATACGCTAAAGTAGGAAAGTACTGCGAAAGAGTGTAAATAAACTCACATAACGTTGGAATCGTTTGTTCAGCTATTTCCTTTTCAGCAATTTCTTTATATAATCCTTTTTCTTTGAAATAGTTTTTCCATTTTTCAAAATCCTCAAAGGTATATGGGCGATCAATAGTGTCTTTTCCTATTTGCTGACCGAGGTCTCCTTTAAGAGCTTCCGTGAAAGATTTAATGATATCCATGTCCAACACTCCTGTTCTCATTTTGAAAATTCCTTAGTAAAAGAATCATAAACGAACTTTTCTATAGTGTTGTATTTCTTTTTTACCGGGAAACACACTACAGGAGTATAATCTATGGGATCATTAAAGTGTTTTTCTACAACTCCTATATTATCTAGATAGTTATAATACTTTTTAAAGCTGGCAGTAGGAAGTAATGCAATCAAATTTGTACGGGTTGTCGCTTCGACCATATAATCCCATGAATCAGAGGTAATCAATACTTTCGCATGAGACTTCATTTTTTTCAATTTATCCATCACCATTGTATGGGTCGCATACCCTTTATTGAATGTAGCCACATATTGATTATCTAGCATTCTCCAATTCAACTTTTCTTCTTTGGCTAATGGATGATTCGGGTGCATAAAAGCCGTTATTTCAGACAATGCCAATATATGTTTTTCAAATTTGTCTTTATGCAATTTAGTTGAGTCAACCAAAACAGCAGCGTGAATGCGATTCTCATTTAACATCGTTACGAGTTCATCATTATTTGCTTCGATGATTTCAATCTTGATTCCGGGATTGGTCATCATAAATTCGGGAATAAACTTGGTGAAAAATAGACGCAGGATAATGGTTGAAATCCCTAGTCGAACCGTTCCTTGTTGTATTTGTGCTTCTTGTCTCAACATTTCATGAAGATTTTCATGTTTTCCAACGATTTCCAGCGCTTGGTCATACAGTTTTTCTCCACTCGTAGTTAATCCGGTTAACCGCCCGTTTTTACGATGAAAAAGCTGCAAGTTCTCTTCTTTTTCAAAGTTGATAATGAACTGGCTTAGTGCTGATTGTGTTACATGAATATTTTGTGCTGCTAAGGTCAGATTCAAATTTGCATCTACTATAGCAATAAAATAATTAAGTTGTGCAATATCTAACTTCATGTCATCCTCCTAATAAAAGCGGTTACATTTAAACAAACAAGCTAACTGTACAACTTAATTATACATCAAATAAAAAAATCCCACATTAATAATTCTTAATTAATGTGGGAGTAAAGACACTCGATTCCTATTTAGACCAACTTTATCTTAAATATTCAAAAATCCCCGCTGCTCCCATACCCATTCCAATACACATAGTAACCATACCGTATTTGGTTTCAGGGCGCTTCGCCATTTCTCCTAATAATTTTGCAGTTAAAATAGCTCCTGTCGCACCTAATGGATGTCCCAATGCAATTCCTCCACCATTAACATTTACGATGTCACGATTCATGCCTAGTTCATTCATAGAAGCAATAGCTTGAGCTGCAAATGCTTCATTGAATTCAATCAAGTCGATATCCT comes from the Carnobacterium sp. 17-4 genome and includes:
- the gatB gene encoding Asp-tRNA(Asn)/Glu-tRNA(Gln) amidotransferase subunit GatB, with protein sequence MNFETVIGLEVHVELKTDSKMFSPAPAHFGAEPNTNTNVIDWGYPGVLPVINKGAIEFGMKAALALNCVISQDTKFDRKNYFYPDNPKAYQISQFDQPIGHDGWIEIEVEGKKKKIRIERVHLEEDAGKNTHGTDGYSYVDLNRQGTPLIEIVSEADMRSPEEAYAYLEAIKQIVQYTGVSDVKMEEGSMRCDANISIRPIGQEEFGTKTELKNLNSFNFVRRGLAFEEKRQEKVLLSGGVIQQETRRYDEATGDTLLMRVKEGSSDYRYFPEPDLPNIVIDEKWIDRVKATIPEMPQDRRIRYINELGLPEYDAMVLTATKEMSDFFEGMLANGADAKQASNWLMGEVSAYLNSEKLELHETKLTTENLSGMIKLITDGTISSKMAKKVFRELIMNGGDAQGVVEANGWVQLSDPAKLLPIINDILDNNAQSVEDFKNGKDRAVGFLVGQIMKATKGQANPGVVNKLLMDELSKR
- the gatA gene encoding Asp-tRNA(Asn)/Glu-tRNA(Gln) amidotransferase subunit GatA, producing MDITNYTVEELHELLVKKEVTAQEIVKAVFARISETEDKIGAFITLTEEEALEQARKVDEEGIDPNNVLSGIPIGIKDNIVTNGTRTTAASKILEDFVPIYDATVTKKVKEAKMISVGKLNMDEFAMGGSTETSYYKKTRNPWNLDKVPGGSSGGSAAAVAAGQIPVSLGTDTGGSIRQPAAFNGIVGMKPTYGRVSRFGLIAFGSSLDQIGPFTRTVKDNALVLNAISGHDASDSMSYEGEVPDFTAGIESGVKGMKIGVPTEYLNEKGLEEGVKEAVLKAIDTFKSLGAIVEEVSLPHSKYGVPAYYIIASSEASSNLQRFDGVRYGYRSPEAKTLDEVYVKSRTEGFGMEVKRRIMLGTFSLSSGFYDAHFKKAGQARTLIRQDFDNVFKEFDLILGPTTPTTAFGIGEQIDDPIAMYLSDILTVPVNLAGVPAISIPCGFSNDLPVGLQLIGKHFDEETIYKAAYAFEQATDFHKEKPNL
- the gatC gene encoding Asp-tRNA(Asn)/Glu-tRNA(Gln) amidotransferase subunit GatC, encoding MAITEEDVKHVAKLAKLEISDKGIAQFTEKMDAIMHMVEQLDELDTENVPVMVHGLRTYNVMREDKAVPGTDRKLLFKNVKEEKDGLIKVPAIMDNGEAGA
- a CDS encoding alpha/beta fold hydrolase — encoded protein: MKITIRKRTLGTIPLLEVVPRKQRNDLLPLVIYYHGWQSSKELNLTQARYLAQQGFRVLLPDAVNHGERKQPISKIPSLTFWQSIHSNLFEFGFIIDYFRKIGFVDDVIGIGGTSMGGITTCALLTHHPEIKAAACLMGSPKLQVYQELIVKHASKLNRYLPQDYDELLNWIPNYDLSLHPETLQGRPLFIWHGKQDQIVPYQHAADFAEEQKELSNIYFRDEDEVHLVKTSTMREVTTFFVNKLL
- a CDS encoding PaaI family thioesterase — translated: MNQYYEKRKNENQSFLNALGGKLEHIETGKAFLSLKKEDWLTQHLGYFHGGVITTLADSAGGAAAVTMVPEDNQVVTSELTMHFLRPAIADEIIATAEVVKGGKQLIIVEVSVTEKDTGKLIAKATGTWVSVKIEDAMYKK
- a CDS encoding acyl-CoA dehydrogenase family protein, which gives rise to MDIIKSFTEALKGDLGQQIGKDTIDRPYTFEDFEKWKNYFKEKGLYKEIAEKEIAEQTIPTLCEFIYTLSQYFPTLAYYFLSKILFGILTLKFSTTEKQKEMYFDKLVEEELFATFASKELESGFELKRMETIARKTENSWVINGVKEDVVCTQEADLFLMIGKIDVPFQEKNQYGLFLLEKNMPGIKVYYDESKKSESPLRTANFTIKNLTVGEDQFLGSLQNQYEVFNQVLDFWNLLLSALLLGITRAVFNQALEHALEMNRFGQRFMDAPYIQQQFAQYKTELEVTEHYFLFTIQQPQPSTIEVTQLKLKSMVVSDEIINGVLGIFGFATLPPDNVLRRYKSISEAVKYVGETPDFHLKKISKQWTKLIS
- a CDS encoding LysR family transcriptional regulator → MKLDIAQLNYFIAIVDANLNLTLAAQNIHVTQSALSQFIINFEKEENLQLFHRKNGRLTGLTTSGEKLYDQALEIVGKHENLHEMLRQEAQIQQGTVRLGISTIILRLFFTKFIPEFMMTNPGIKIEIIEANNDELVTMLNENRIHAAVLVDSTKLHKDKFEKHILALSEITAFMHPNHPLAKEEKLNWRMLDNQYVATFNKGYATHTMVMDKLKKMKSHAKVLITSDSWDYMVEATTRTNLIALLPTASFKKYYNYLDNIGVVEKHFNDPIDYTPVVCFPVKKKYNTIEKFVYDSFTKEFSK